The Halomonas sp. 7T genome contains a region encoding:
- a CDS encoding sulfite exporter TauE/SafE family protein: protein MIIALLTLLAAGVIKGAIGSGVPVIVIPVLTMLYDVKLAIAVLVAPNLLSNALQVWQYRRHLLPMQFLAAFSIAGGLGIMLGTWGLVVLSPTLLSLGVAGAIVMYLVIKLAKRTMVLPFALAKRIVLPVGLLAGVLQGAAGMSAPASVTFLNAMRLERPVFIGSISVFFVAITCVQIPALLSTGILTLERSAYSVAALLVILAAMPLGAQLGKRLPHQWFDNLIMLLLAGIALKIIIDATL, encoded by the coding sequence GTGATTATTGCTCTGCTAACGCTGCTTGCCGCAGGGGTTATTAAGGGGGCTATTGGCTCTGGGGTACCTGTGATTGTGATCCCCGTGCTAACAATGCTCTATGATGTAAAGCTTGCCATTGCGGTACTTGTGGCACCCAACTTGTTAAGCAATGCGCTACAAGTTTGGCAATACCGCCGTCACCTCTTGCCGATGCAATTTTTAGCCGCTTTTTCAATCGCCGGTGGGCTGGGCATTATGCTGGGCACCTGGGGCTTGGTTGTGCTCTCGCCAACCCTGCTCTCGCTAGGGGTCGCAGGCGCCATAGTGATGTATTTAGTCATTAAACTTGCCAAACGCACCATGGTGCTGCCCTTTGCTCTCGCCAAGCGCATCGTTTTGCCTGTCGGGCTACTGGCGGGAGTGCTACAAGGTGCGGCAGGCATGTCAGCACCCGCCTCGGTTACCTTTCTCAACGCTATGCGGCTAGAGCGTCCGGTGTTTATCGGCTCTATCTCGGTGTTTTTTGTGGCAATCACTTGCGTGCAAATTCCCGCGCTCTTGAGTACCGGTATTTTAACCCTAGAGCGCAGCGCATATAGCGTGGCCGCACTGCTAGTAATATTAGCGGCAATGCCCTTGGGTGCTCAGCTGGGTAAACGCCTGCCTCATCAATGGTTCGATAATTTAATTATGCTGTTATTGGCAGGCATTGCGCTAAAAATCATCATTGACGCCACGCTGTAA